The following DNA comes from Candidatus Methylomirabilis sp..
CTAGAACCGGACCGAGAACCCCCGCTCCCCCCGAGGCTCTTCCCATGTCACAACCACATCCACCACCCGCGCCCCCGAGGGTCCGCGGTGGCACCAGGCGATCATGGCCTCGATGGCCTCGCGCTCCCCCTCGAAGACCGCCTCGACCTGGCCATCTGGGGTGTTGCGGACCCAGCCGGCGAGGCCGCGCGAGCGCGCCTCCTCCTCGGCCGAGGCCCGGAAGAAGACCCCCTGGACCTTCCCTGAGA
Coding sequences within:
- a CDS encoding acylphosphatase, coding for MAGPRARVLISGKVQGVFFRASAEEEARSRGLAGWVRNTPDGQVEAVFEGEREAIEAMIAWCHRGPSGARVVDVVVTWEEPRGERGFSVRF